A region from the Oceanidesulfovibrio marinus genome encodes:
- a CDS encoding efflux RND transporter permease subunit, protein MMKKLAEFSVHNPVTVNLIMISILVMGVVLYKFHMPKEVFPEFSENQIIVTTVYPGASAEEIEKNVTLKIEEAVSDLDYVEDLSSTTQEGFSQVTIEISPEAKNLPKLVSDAQQAIDQIDEFPEDADDPIVKEMQPNIPVITVSLYGEVNLKYLKGIVDDLESEIQSINGVSDVRISGLPDREIWVEVQPEMLERYGLTLSSISNVIREHNFDLPGGTLPTAQGEFLIRTVGKSATAKGLEDIPLVTTPTGGKLRLGEVARVRDWFKDESSLGRFNLQRAVNLTVTKTRAGDAIKVSKDVRDLVDNYRKRLPPTVDIGVFNDTSVYVKNRLQTLSSSGLQGLVMVFIFLLLMLNWRVASMVTMGIPISFLGAIIIMAWAGMTMNMMSMFALIVVLGLVVDDAVVIGENVYRHYESGLSPREAAIKGASEVSWPVIAAVATTVAAFMPLLLIPGTMGVFLGVIPKVVIFALLVSLLEALVVLPSHMAEFLPATPPEPSALRRKINAFIDGVITRYGKLLDRCLEWRYVFLAGVLGVSTLIIAFAVLHIPFRLFQEFEGSQFYVSVEAPPASSLEETEDLMKRVERSVNNAIPQSELASLVTNVGFLMGRGKSGDQGENLAQIIVELNDLGMGRLRPLKAVMDDVREAVQPYAAGNTVTVQAMQSGPGGDPIYVLISGADLDVLQNISNQVKAFIQEFPAASDVKDNLDAGKPELQVQLKPHAFALGLTNSMVAGQLRDAFIGSESSKFQTSREDIDVRVKLPESSASQLDSLMHFKVTLPTGRKVQLSEIANVAKTKGISSITRENRKRAVIITGELNQDITTSKVLSAAVKEKFSNIPQRYPGYSIETERGEVEDINESMAALGSAFMLGLLLIYFILGTQFKSYLQPFVVMAAIPFGIDGVLLGHIVMGQDLGLLSMIGLVALSGIVVNDSLVLVDFVNQRRREGSARRSSLVEAGMVRLRPIVLTSVTTMGGLFFLAFFASGQARFLSPMAIAIFFGLMSSTVITLFIVPCLYAVLDDLAYMVTGKTTTERAVAASSTPRTDP, encoded by the coding sequence ATGATGAAGAAGCTTGCCGAGTTCTCGGTGCACAACCCTGTCACCGTGAACCTGATCATGATCTCCATCCTGGTGATGGGCGTGGTGCTGTACAAGTTCCACATGCCCAAGGAGGTGTTCCCGGAGTTCAGCGAGAACCAGATCATCGTGACCACAGTCTATCCGGGGGCCTCGGCCGAGGAGATCGAGAAGAACGTGACCCTCAAGATCGAGGAAGCCGTGAGCGACCTCGACTATGTGGAAGACCTCTCCTCCACCACGCAGGAAGGGTTTTCCCAGGTCACCATCGAGATCTCGCCGGAAGCCAAGAACCTGCCCAAGCTCGTCAGCGACGCACAGCAGGCCATCGACCAGATCGACGAGTTTCCCGAGGACGCCGACGACCCCATCGTCAAGGAGATGCAGCCGAACATCCCGGTCATCACCGTCTCCCTGTATGGCGAGGTCAATCTTAAGTATCTCAAAGGCATAGTGGATGATCTCGAAAGCGAGATCCAGTCCATCAACGGCGTCTCCGACGTACGCATCTCCGGCCTTCCGGACCGCGAGATATGGGTGGAGGTGCAGCCCGAGATGCTGGAGCGCTACGGCCTCACCCTCTCCTCCATCTCCAACGTCATCCGCGAGCACAACTTCGACCTGCCCGGCGGCACCCTGCCCACGGCTCAGGGCGAGTTCCTGATCCGCACCGTGGGCAAGTCGGCCACGGCCAAAGGGCTGGAGGACATCCCCCTGGTGACAACGCCCACGGGCGGCAAGCTCCGCCTGGGCGAGGTGGCCCGGGTCCGCGACTGGTTCAAGGACGAAAGCTCCCTGGGCCGCTTCAACCTGCAGCGGGCCGTGAACCTGACCGTGACCAAGACCCGCGCCGGCGACGCCATCAAGGTTTCCAAAGACGTGCGCGACCTGGTGGACAACTACCGCAAAAGGCTGCCCCCCACCGTGGACATCGGCGTGTTCAACGACACCTCGGTGTACGTGAAGAACCGGCTGCAGACCCTGTCCTCGTCCGGCCTGCAGGGCCTGGTCATGGTCTTCATCTTCCTGCTGCTCATGCTCAACTGGCGCGTGGCCTCCATGGTCACCATGGGCATTCCCATATCGTTCCTGGGCGCGATCATCATCATGGCCTGGGCCGGCATGACCATGAACATGATGTCCATGTTCGCGCTCATTGTCGTGCTGGGCCTGGTGGTGGACGACGCCGTGGTCATCGGCGAGAACGTCTACCGCCACTACGAGTCCGGGCTCTCGCCACGGGAGGCGGCCATCAAGGGCGCGAGCGAGGTGAGCTGGCCGGTCATCGCCGCGGTGGCCACCACGGTGGCGGCGTTCATGCCGCTGCTGCTCATCCCCGGCACCATGGGCGTGTTCCTGGGCGTCATCCCAAAGGTGGTCATCTTTGCGCTGCTCGTCTCCCTGCTGGAGGCGCTGGTGGTGCTGCCTTCGCACATGGCGGAGTTCCTGCCGGCCACGCCGCCGGAGCCCTCGGCATTGCGCAGAAAGATCAACGCCTTTATCGACGGCGTCATTACCCGCTACGGCAAGCTGCTGGACCGCTGTCTGGAGTGGCGCTACGTGTTTCTCGCCGGCGTGCTGGGCGTGTCCACGCTGATCATCGCCTTTGCCGTGCTCCACATCCCGTTCCGGCTCTTCCAGGAGTTCGAGGGCAGCCAGTTTTACGTGAGCGTGGAGGCACCGCCGGCATCCTCCCTGGAGGAGACCGAGGACCTGATGAAGCGGGTGGAGCGGTCGGTGAACAATGCGATTCCGCAGAGCGAGCTGGCCTCCCTGGTGACCAACGTGGGCTTCCTCATGGGCCGTGGCAAAAGCGGTGATCAGGGCGAGAACCTTGCGCAGATCATCGTGGAGCTCAACGACCTGGGCATGGGCCGGCTGCGTCCGCTCAAGGCCGTGATGGACGACGTGCGCGAGGCCGTGCAGCCGTACGCCGCCGGGAACACGGTCACGGTCCAGGCCATGCAGTCCGGGCCGGGCGGCGACCCAATCTACGTGCTCATCAGCGGGGCCGACCTGGACGTGCTGCAGAACATCTCCAACCAGGTCAAGGCGTTCATCCAGGAGTTCCCGGCCGCCAGCGACGTGAAGGACAACCTGGACGCCGGCAAGCCGGAGCTGCAGGTGCAGCTCAAGCCCCATGCGTTCGCCCTGGGCCTGACCAACTCCATGGTGGCTGGCCAGCTTCGCGACGCCTTTATCGGCTCGGAAAGCTCCAAGTTCCAGACCTCGCGCGAGGACATCGATGTCCGCGTGAAGCTGCCAGAGAGCAGCGCCAGCCAACTCGACTCCCTGATGCACTTCAAGGTCACGCTGCCGACGGGCCGCAAGGTGCAGCTTTCCGAGATCGCGAACGTGGCCAAGACCAAGGGCATCTCCTCCATCACGCGCGAGAACAGGAAACGCGCCGTGATCATCACCGGCGAGCTGAACCAGGACATCACCACGTCCAAGGTGCTCTCCGCGGCGGTAAAGGAGAAGTTCTCCAACATTCCGCAGCGCTACCCCGGCTACAGCATCGAAACCGAGCGCGGCGAGGTGGAGGACATCAACGAGTCCATGGCCGCGCTGGGCAGCGCCTTCATGCTCGGGCTGCTGCTCATCTACTTTATCCTGGGCACGCAGTTCAAAAGCTACCTGCAACCCTTTGTGGTCATGGCCGCCATCCCCTTCGGCATAGACGGCGTGCTCCTGGGCCACATCGTCATGGGGCAGGACCTGGGCCTGCTCTCCATGATCGGCCTTGTTGCGCTGTCGGGCATCGTGGTCAACGACTCCCTGGTGCTCGTGGACTTCGTGAACCAGCGCCGGCGCGAGGGCTCGGCCCGCCGCAGCTCTCTGGTGGAGGCGGGCATGGTCCGGCTGCGGCCCATCGTGCTCACATCCGTTACCACCATGGGCGGCCTGTTCTTCCTGGCCTTCTTCGCCTCGGGCCAGGCCCGGTTCCTCTCGCCCATGGCCATCGCCATCTTCTTCGGACTCATGTCCTCCACAGTCATCACCCTCTTCATTGTGCCCTGCCTGTACGCCGTGCTGGACGATCTTGCCTATATGGTTACGGGCAAGACCACCACGGAGCGGGCCGTCGCCGCCTCGTCCACGCCGCGCACCGATCCCTAA
- a CDS encoding CHASE4 domain-containing protein encodes MRLRKATILMLIGSIVALALILAAASELIIGSGFDELEVERDEQNLQRAVRLLHNEVDGIDTLVLDWSAWDAAYDFVSSHNQKFIDQNIIPATFEEQGLDFIGVFTLDGAPVYAVGVDPDTGELAPSPEGLLAKLEPGRILYPAEQDGELQPVKGLLLLEGGPFLVAVRPIVKSSGEGPAAGLLVMGKFVNQETAAGLEESLGLPLAVYRPDREMPSWAKALVQSPALTILDTTDHHAAKGYVEIKDLYGNPGLVIELLLDRDIHLQSHRTIRYFVITMVGAMLLFSALVLLFIETRVLSRMASLNRQVGKLSANPNLQTRIQLDSNDELTELAGGINSMLDKIAEARDSMYRELDARRSGELFLSQVFDAVKAGIMLVDPVEFTIQDVNSFALTLMGRTREEVVGMRCHGVVCPAEAGRCPVVDLGDRMDHSVRELIAAGGRTIPILKSVNRVQRNGKDLLLETFIDITDIRDAENALKLSEEMYRTVFRNTGAASIIVDMAGMITMANEQFEVLAGVKAEEVELRYFWMDFFPQETQRALLALQEVAQREGRAQHAMLTFRTVAGEERYVRALLAKLPGVNVCVISLQDLTEQQQTEKALRTIQQELEETVSLRTKDLRDAVEELKEMDQLKSAFLSSASHELRTPLTSVLGYAKLLKRTLRRHFWPLAKHKEELEHIVQEVETNFTTIEREGRRLTQIIDDLLDLNNIESGSMAWRDEVFNPADVLDEAAKAITPALAKKELVHLVSSYQRRLSPVRMDRLRLFQLLYNLLDNAVKFTHQGKIVLSAKEQVTGILEIRVEDSGMGIAKDEMESIFDKFYQTQSLDSLSEKPLGTGLGLTICRRIVERYGGRIWVESENGKGSTFIVRLPTVEAEKELRKLASE; translated from the coding sequence GTGCGATTGAGAAAAGCCACCATTCTGATGCTCATCGGCTCCATTGTCGCCTTGGCGCTGATCCTGGCCGCGGCGTCGGAGCTCATTATCGGCTCCGGCTTCGACGAGCTCGAGGTCGAACGGGACGAGCAGAACCTCCAGCGCGCGGTGCGGCTGCTGCACAACGAGGTGGACGGCATCGACACCCTCGTTCTCGACTGGTCAGCCTGGGACGCGGCCTACGACTTCGTGTCCAGCCATAATCAGAAGTTCATCGATCAGAACATCATTCCGGCCACATTCGAGGAGCAGGGTCTCGACTTCATCGGCGTGTTCACGTTGGATGGCGCGCCGGTCTACGCCGTGGGCGTGGACCCGGACACCGGGGAGCTGGCACCGTCCCCGGAAGGACTGCTCGCGAAGCTGGAGCCGGGTCGCATCCTGTATCCGGCCGAGCAGGACGGAGAGCTCCAACCGGTCAAGGGGCTGTTGCTGCTCGAAGGAGGGCCGTTCCTGGTGGCGGTCCGTCCCATTGTCAAAAGCAGCGGGGAAGGACCGGCCGCCGGCTTGCTCGTCATGGGCAAGTTCGTCAATCAGGAGACAGCGGCCGGCTTGGAAGAGAGCCTGGGCCTTCCGCTGGCGGTCTACCGGCCGGACAGGGAGATGCCTTCCTGGGCAAAGGCCCTTGTGCAGTCGCCCGCGCTCACCATTCTGGACACCACAGATCACCACGCGGCCAAAGGGTATGTGGAGATCAAGGATCTCTACGGCAATCCGGGGCTTGTCATCGAGCTGCTCCTTGACCGCGACATCCATCTGCAGAGCCACCGCACTATCCGCTACTTCGTCATCACCATGGTGGGGGCTATGCTGCTGTTCAGCGCGCTTGTGCTGCTCTTCATCGAGACGCGCGTGCTCTCGCGCATGGCCAGCCTGAACCGCCAGGTGGGTAAGCTCAGCGCCAATCCGAACCTGCAGACCCGCATCCAGCTGGATTCCAACGACGAGCTCACCGAGCTGGCCGGCGGTATCAACTCCATGCTCGACAAGATCGCCGAGGCCAGGGACAGCATGTACAGGGAGCTCGACGCCCGTCGTTCCGGCGAGCTGTTCCTCTCCCAGGTCTTCGATGCGGTCAAGGCCGGCATCATGCTGGTGGACCCGGTGGAGTTCACCATCCAGGACGTCAACAGCTTCGCCCTGACCCTGATGGGGCGTACGCGCGAAGAGGTTGTCGGAATGCGCTGCCACGGCGTTGTCTGCCCGGCCGAGGCCGGACGCTGCCCGGTGGTGGATCTCGGCGACAGGATGGATCACTCCGTGCGCGAGCTCATAGCCGCCGGCGGCCGCACCATCCCCATCCTCAAGTCCGTGAACCGGGTGCAGCGCAACGGCAAGGATCTGTTGCTGGAAACCTTCATCGACATCACAGATATCCGCGACGCCGAAAACGCCCTGAAGCTTTCCGAGGAGATGTACCGGACCGTCTTCCGCAACACCGGCGCCGCCAGCATCATTGTGGACATGGCCGGCATGATCACCATGGCCAACGAGCAGTTCGAGGTTCTGGCCGGGGTCAAGGCCGAGGAGGTGGAGCTGCGCTACTTCTGGATGGACTTCTTCCCGCAGGAAACGCAGCGCGCATTGCTCGCCTTGCAGGAGGTTGCCCAGCGGGAAGGACGGGCCCAGCACGCCATGCTCACCTTCCGCACCGTGGCCGGGGAGGAACGGTACGTGCGCGCTCTGCTGGCGAAGCTTCCCGGCGTCAATGTCTGTGTCATCTCCCTGCAGGACCTGACCGAGCAGCAGCAGACCGAGAAGGCCCTGCGCACCATCCAGCAGGAGCTGGAAGAGACAGTGTCCTTGCGCACCAAGGATCTGCGCGACGCCGTGGAAGAGCTCAAGGAGATGGATCAGCTCAAGTCGGCGTTTCTTTCCTCGGCCTCCCACGAGCTGCGCACCCCACTTACCTCGGTGCTGGGCTACGCCAAGCTGCTTAAGAGGACTCTCCGCCGCCACTTCTGGCCCCTGGCCAAGCACAAGGAAGAGCTGGAGCACATCGTTCAGGAGGTGGAGACCAACTTCACCACCATCGAGCGTGAAGGAAGGCGGCTGACCCAGATCATCGACGACCTGCTGGACCTGAACAACATCGAGTCCGGCTCCATGGCCTGGCGCGACGAGGTGTTCAACCCGGCCGACGTGCTGGATGAGGCGGCCAAGGCCATAACCCCCGCCCTGGCAAAGAAGGAGCTCGTGCACCTGGTGTCGTCGTACCAGCGGAGGCTCAGCCCGGTGCGCATGGACCGCCTGCGCCTCTTCCAGTTGCTCTACAACCTCCTGGACAACGCCGTGAAGTTCACCCACCAGGGCAAGATCGTGCTCAGCGCAAAGGAGCAGGTGACCGGAATCCTGGAGATCCGCGTGGAGGACTCGGGCATGGGCATCGCCAAGGATGAGATGGAGTCCATCTTCGACAAGTTCTACCAGACCCAGTCCCTGGATTCCCTCTCGGAAAAGCCCCTTGGCACGGGGCTCGGCCTGACCATCTGCCGCCGCATCGTGGAGCGCTACGGCGGCCGCATCTGGGTGGAGTCGGAGAACGGCAAGGGCTCCACCTTTATCGTGCGTCTGCCCACGGTGGAGGCGGAGAAAGAGCTCCGCAAGCTGGCTTCGGAATAA
- a CDS encoding NAD-glutamate dehydrogenase domain-containing protein: protein MPDDASTSSPRLTPDLALDRVNDSLGREAAAVVPWFLENMPPYYFRSHSQAEVVRHLMALASGRMLYETPENQAESAFEAMTRRARKGHGIALHDTRRNLVTHISPSTPDSLAAVLARHDDAQLHTARLYESLDGAIRLDTLLMAPQEQSDAENAEFAAAMESMRERVAGDPEGAGIPAAYATDWEDRFRRMLAGASCDYVQKFDPERALRHFTAALILADTDLEGAFTRCQELPEDGESRIMVAMADPPSTALLSMLARVLQRFGADIHRGYLDHFAAAGPDFEPVPGRRGFAAMSFYVCKDGEPFPASGAEWDKLSAELASLKWHAPHGLEALADEDGWDLGQVTLLMAGCELAHQFLIAENLWAFTADNIVESVLRCRSEAQLVVHYFEARFDPSHADAPLHVQDEAAAEAREAIAQLDDEVGRRTLETMLDFFAYTLRTNYYLPGHHCLAFRFDPRFLRGVGAVADNHDLPYGVYFVHGPYSLGFHVRHRITARGGLRIVPTRKQEQFELESNRLYNEAASLARAQQFKNKDIPEGGAKAVVLLGPKADMDLCLRGFVDGLLDLIVHEPDSGRQTLPQVRDYMDPEREEILYIGPDEHIAEHHIVWAVDRAKKRGYPWPQAFMSSKPGAGINHKEYGVTSLGVVVYAHEILRALGIDPARDVFRVKLTGGPAGDVAGNAIRILTRDYPDTARIVAVSDGHGAAFDPDGLDHAELLRLVEEELSIPAFDSSKLKGEGAYVADTSTPEGLRARNTLFATAEAEMFIPGGGRPDTLNAKNWRMFLNDQGKPTARAIVEGANLFLSAEARSRLEGFGVLVAPGPSANKTGVICSSYEILGGLVMDEEEFVENKKRYAAEVLEILQVRARDEARLLLRERRACGECIPMSELSSRLSIEINNASDALDHALVEGALPIEDVMEDSAWARLLRGYCPPLLVEKFADRILQRVPRRHLVALLAAAAASRIVYAEGLGWLSGHAELREVARLAEAYLQQEARLSAIVDHLRPCDVTEKETMLRILQRSGRKDLTDEVLGLI from the coding sequence ATGCCCGACGACGCATCGACCTCGTCCCCCCGGCTTACACCGGACCTTGCCCTGGACCGCGTCAACGATTCCCTGGGCCGGGAGGCCGCGGCTGTGGTGCCGTGGTTCCTGGAGAACATGCCGCCCTACTACTTCCGCAGCCACTCCCAGGCCGAGGTGGTCCGCCACCTCATGGCCCTGGCCTCTGGCCGGATGCTCTACGAGACGCCGGAGAACCAGGCCGAGAGCGCCTTCGAGGCCATGACCCGCCGCGCCAGAAAAGGGCACGGCATCGCCCTGCACGACACGCGGCGCAACCTGGTCACGCACATCTCGCCCTCCACACCAGACAGCCTGGCCGCGGTCCTGGCCCGGCACGACGACGCCCAGCTCCACACGGCGCGGCTTTACGAGAGCCTGGACGGCGCCATCCGCCTGGACACGCTGCTCATGGCCCCGCAGGAGCAGAGCGACGCGGAGAACGCGGAGTTCGCCGCGGCCATGGAGTCCATGCGCGAGCGCGTGGCCGGCGATCCGGAAGGCGCCGGCATTCCGGCGGCCTATGCCACGGACTGGGAGGATCGCTTCCGGCGGATGCTGGCCGGCGCAAGCTGCGACTATGTGCAAAAGTTCGACCCGGAACGCGCCCTGCGCCACTTCACGGCCGCGCTCATCCTGGCCGATACCGACCTGGAAGGCGCGTTCACCCGCTGCCAGGAGCTGCCGGAGGACGGCGAGAGCCGGATCATGGTGGCCATGGCCGACCCGCCATCCACGGCCCTACTCTCCATGCTGGCGCGGGTGCTGCAACGCTTTGGCGCGGACATCCACCGCGGCTACCTGGACCACTTCGCAGCGGCCGGACCGGACTTCGAGCCTGTTCCTGGCCGCCGCGGCTTTGCCGCCATGAGCTTCTACGTGTGCAAGGACGGCGAGCCCTTCCCGGCATCGGGCGCGGAGTGGGACAAGCTCTCGGCCGAGCTGGCCAGCCTGAAGTGGCACGCGCCCCACGGTCTGGAAGCGCTGGCCGACGAGGACGGCTGGGATCTCGGGCAGGTCACGCTGCTCATGGCCGGGTGCGAGCTGGCCCACCAGTTCCTCATCGCCGAGAACCTCTGGGCCTTCACCGCGGACAACATCGTGGAGAGCGTGCTGCGCTGCCGTTCCGAGGCGCAGCTTGTGGTGCACTACTTCGAGGCGCGGTTCGACCCCAGCCACGCTGACGCGCCATTGCACGTGCAGGACGAGGCCGCGGCAGAGGCCCGCGAGGCCATCGCCCAACTGGACGACGAGGTGGGCCGCCGCACCCTGGAGACAATGCTCGACTTCTTCGCCTACACCCTGCGCACCAACTACTACCTGCCCGGCCACCACTGCCTGGCTTTCCGGTTCGATCCCCGGTTCCTGCGCGGCGTGGGGGCCGTGGCCGACAATCACGACCTGCCCTACGGCGTGTACTTCGTGCACGGACCGTACAGCCTGGGCTTCCACGTGCGCCACCGCATCACGGCGCGCGGCGGCCTGCGCATCGTGCCCACACGCAAGCAGGAGCAGTTCGAGCTGGAGTCGAACCGGCTGTACAACGAGGCCGCCTCCCTGGCCCGGGCCCAGCAGTTCAAGAACAAGGACATCCCGGAAGGCGGGGCCAAGGCCGTGGTTCTGCTGGGTCCCAAGGCGGACATGGACCTCTGCCTGCGCGGTTTTGTGGACGGCCTGCTGGACCTCATCGTGCACGAGCCGGACTCCGGCCGGCAGACCCTGCCCCAGGTGCGCGACTACATGGACCCGGAGCGCGAGGAGATCCTCTACATCGGGCCGGACGAGCACATTGCCGAGCACCACATCGTCTGGGCCGTGGACCGCGCCAAGAAGCGCGGCTACCCCTGGCCCCAGGCGTTCATGAGCTCCAAGCCCGGCGCCGGCATCAACCACAAGGAGTACGGCGTCACCAGCCTGGGAGTGGTGGTCTACGCCCACGAGATCTTGCGCGCGCTGGGCATCGATCCGGCCAGGGACGTATTCCGCGTCAAGCTCACTGGCGGGCCGGCCGGCGACGTGGCCGGCAACGCCATCCGGATTCTGACGCGGGACTACCCGGACACCGCACGCATTGTTGCCGTGTCCGACGGCCATGGCGCAGCCTTCGACCCGGACGGCCTGGACCACGCCGAGCTGCTGCGGCTGGTGGAGGAGGAGCTCTCCATCCCGGCCTTTGATTCTTCGAAGCTCAAGGGCGAGGGCGCATACGTTGCCGACACGAGCACGCCGGAGGGTCTGCGGGCTCGCAACACCCTGTTTGCCACGGCAGAGGCCGAGATGTTCATACCAGGCGGCGGCCGGCCCGACACCCTGAACGCCAAGAACTGGCGAATGTTCCTCAACGATCAGGGCAAGCCCACGGCGCGGGCCATTGTGGAGGGAGCCAACCTCTTCCTCTCGGCCGAGGCGCGCTCCCGGCTGGAGGGCTTCGGTGTGCTTGTGGCCCCCGGTCCCTCGGCCAACAAGACCGGCGTCATCTGCTCGTCCTACGAGATTCTGGGCGGCCTGGTGATGGACGAGGAGGAGTTTGTCGAAAACAAGAAGCGCTACGCCGCCGAGGTGCTGGAGATTCTGCAGGTCCGCGCACGGGACGAGGCCAGGCTGCTCCTGCGGGAGCGCCGGGCCTGCGGCGAGTGCATACCCATGTCCGAGCTCTCCTCGCGGCTTTCCATCGAGATCAATAACGCGAGCGACGCCCTGGACCACGCCCTGGTGGAAGGAGCGTTGCCCATCGAGGACGTGATGGAGGACTCGGCCTGGGCCCGGCTTCTGCGCGGCTACTGCCCGCCCCTGCTGGTGGAGAAGTTCGCCGACCGCATTCTGCAGCGGGTGCCGCGACGGCATCTGGTGGCGCTGCTGGCAGCGGCTGCGGCCTCGCGCATTGTCTACGCCGAGGGGCTTGGCTGGCTCTCCGGCCATGCGGAGCTCAGGGAGGTCGCCCGGCTGGCCGAGGCGTATCTGCAGCAGGAGGCGCGGCTTTCCGCCATCGTGGACCATCTGCGGCCCTGTGACGTGACCGAGAAGGAGACCATGCTGCGCATCCTGCAACGCAGCGGCCGCAAGGACCTGACAGACGAGGTTCTCGGACTTATCTGA
- the alr gene encoding alanine racemase: MTIEYNHLRCIIDLDALCDNYTLLRSRVPETSQVIAVVKADAYGHGLEACAHALESLQGKEGGEPVMYAVGTAEEGANLRRAGVTGRILLLLGIQNPEDTTLCLEHGLTPVLSRVAQISPLAAAAEIVGTSVDIAIKFDTGMARLGLTDADIPDLCKTLDSRPRVEAVWAVTHLATADAPDDEPFVREQAERFADNVAKLHACGHKVYATMANSAGMLGYPEFALDGVRVGIALYGANPFLGTSWEEKGAGLKQVMRVEAPVYQVHALKRGESISYGRTFTAPKDMTVAVLGVGYADGYSRGLSNKAQVQILGKRAPIVGRVCMQMTAVDVTGIPGVEPGQYACLLGGDGEQAITAEELAAWWGTITYEAFCLLGMNRRTYVGKAAQGLDMHQDSY; the protein is encoded by the coding sequence ATGACCATCGAGTACAATCACCTGCGCTGCATCATCGATCTGGACGCGTTGTGCGACAACTACACGCTGCTGCGGTCGCGGGTTCCTGAAACAAGTCAAGTTATTGCCGTGGTCAAGGCCGACGCCTATGGTCACGGTCTGGAAGCATGCGCTCATGCCCTGGAGTCGCTCCAGGGAAAAGAGGGCGGCGAGCCCGTCATGTACGCCGTGGGCACGGCCGAGGAGGGAGCGAACCTGCGCCGGGCCGGCGTCACGGGGCGCATCCTGCTTCTGCTGGGCATTCAAAACCCTGAGGATACGACGCTGTGCCTGGAGCACGGGCTGACCCCGGTGCTCTCGCGCGTGGCGCAGATTTCGCCCCTGGCCGCGGCGGCGGAAATCGTCGGTACAAGCGTGGACATCGCCATCAAGTTCGACACCGGCATGGCGCGCCTGGGCCTGACCGACGCGGACATCCCCGACCTGTGCAAAACGCTGGACAGCCGCCCCCGGGTGGAGGCGGTGTGGGCCGTGACCCACCTGGCCACGGCCGATGCGCCGGACGACGAGCCCTTTGTGCGCGAGCAGGCCGAGCGTTTCGCAGACAACGTGGCCAAGCTGCACGCCTGCGGCCACAAGGTCTACGCCACCATGGCCAACTCGGCCGGCATGCTGGGCTACCCGGAGTTCGCCCTGGACGGCGTGCGCGTGGGCATCGCCCTGTACGGGGCCAACCCCTTCCTCGGGACGAGTTGGGAGGAGAAGGGCGCCGGGCTCAAGCAGGTGATGCGCGTGGAAGCGCCGGTGTACCAGGTGCACGCGCTCAAGCGCGGCGAGTCCATCAGCTACGGCCGGACATTCACCGCGCCCAAGGACATGACCGTAGCCGTGCTGGGCGTTGGCTATGCGGACGGCTACTCCCGCGGGCTTTCCAACAAGGCCCAGGTGCAGATATTGGGCAAGCGCGCGCCCATCGTGGGCCGGGTCTGCATGCAGATGACGGCCGTGGACGTGACCGGCATCCCTGGCGTAGAGCCCGGCCAGTACGCCTGCCTGCTGGGCGGCGACGGCGAGCAGGCCATAACGGCCGAGGAGCTGGCCGCGTGGTGGGGCACCATTACCTACGAGGCGTTCTGCCTGCTGGGCATGAATCGGCGCACCTACGTGGGCAAGGCCGCACAAGGGCTTGACATGCACCAGGACTCATACTAA
- the rpsF gene encoding 30S ribosomal protein S6 — MRKYETLLLLSPELSSEEMQAVMDTLKGVIDREGGSVIVEDDWGMRELAYPVRKVMRGHYIRLEYAAPGATVQELERIIRITEGIFKFVTVQLDANYEPSSEEAA; from the coding sequence ATGCGTAAGTACGAGACCCTCCTCCTCTTGAGCCCAGAGCTTTCGAGCGAGGAGATGCAGGCTGTCATGGACACCCTCAAGGGCGTGATCGACCGCGAGGGCGGCTCCGTGATCGTCGAGGACGACTGGGGCATGCGCGAGCTCGCGTACCCCGTGCGCAAGGTCATGCGCGGCCACTACATTCGCCTGGAGTACGCTGCTCCCGGCGCGACCGTGCAGGAGCTGGAGCGTATCATTCGGATCACCGAGGGCATCTTCAAGTTCGTCACCGTACAGCTCGATGCGAACTACGAGCCCAGCAGCGAGGAGGCAGCGTAA
- the rpsR gene encoding 30S ribosomal protein S18 — protein sequence MAFKKRFAPRRKFCRFCANPELPLDYKRPDILKDFTTERGKIIARRITGTCAKHQRQLTTEIKRARQMALLYYTATHSSEVLKKTGL from the coding sequence ATGGCATTCAAGAAACGTTTTGCACCCCGGCGTAAGTTCTGCCGCTTCTGTGCGAATCCCGAGCTGCCTCTGGACTACAAGCGTCCTGATATCCTGAAGGATTTCACCACGGAGCGGGGCAAGATCATTGCCCGTCGTATTACAGGCACCTGCGCGAAGCATCAGCGCCAGCTTACCACAGAAATCAAGCGCGCCCGGCAAATGGCCCTCCTGTACTACACGGCCACGCACTCGAGCGAGGTGCTCAAGAAGACGGGACTGTAG